From the Bradyrhizobium ontarionense genome, the window TGATATGCTGCACGGCGACCGAATAGCTCGACAGCGGCGCACCAACGTCGATGTCCAGGCCGTAGTCGAGCAGCAGCGCGTGCGCCCGCCGCCGCATCTCGGCCTCGCGCACGACGCCGAAACGCGTCGGCTGCCGGCCGAGATAGAGATTTTGCGCCACCGAGAGGTTCGGCAGCAGGTTCACTTCCTGATAGACGGTGGCGATGCCGGCATCGAGCGCATCCCCGGCGGAGCGCGGTGCGATCTCCTGCCCCGCGAGCCGGACGGTGCCGGCGTCACGCGCGAACACGCCGGTGACCACCTTGATCAGCGTCGACTTGCCGGCCCCGTTCTCACCGAGCAGCGCATGGATCTCGCCCTCACCCAGGGTGAAGTCGACGTCCTGCAGCGCTGTAAGCGCGCCGAAGCTCTTGGTCAGGCCGCGCACGTCCAGAAGCGCTGGACGGGAGGCCGGAGAAGCTGAACTATCATACATGGTGAGTCAACTTGGCGGGATCACTCGAGCTGGCGCCCGCACCATGTGCGGACGCCAGCCATTTGCTTCCCTCGTTCCGGCGAACGCCAGAACGACGGCGACGCGTCAATCACACCTCCCGGCTCAGTAGCCGAGGCCCTTCTTGCTGTCGTAGACCTTCTGCGGCTCGTCAGCTGCCGTGTAGAGCTTGGACTCCGTCTGGATCCACTTCGGCGGAGTCGTGCCCTTGTCCTTGTAGGCGATGATCGCATCGAGCGCGGGACCCGCCATGTTCGGCGTCAGCTCGACGGTCGCATTGGCTTCACCGGCCGCGATCGCCTTGAAGATGTCCGGCACGGCGTCGATCGAGACGGTCAGGACGTCCTTGCCCGGCTTGAGGCCGGCTTCCTTCATGGCCTGGATCGCGCCGACCATCATGTCGTCGTTGTGGGCATAGACCGCGCAGATCGACTTGCCGCCGTTCTCGGCCTTGATGAAGCTCTCCATCACCTCCTTGCCCTTGGCACGGGTGAAGTCGCCGGTCTGGCTGCGCACCACCTTCAGATTGGCGTTCTTGGCGATGACGGCGTCGAAGCCCTTCTTGCGATTGGTGGCGACGCTGGCGCCGACGGTGCCCTGCAGCTCGACCACGTTGCAGGCCTTGCCGCCGACGGTCTTGGCGAGCCACTCGCCGGCGACCTCGCCTTCATGCACGCTGTCGGAGGTGACGGCGGTCAGATAGAGATCCTTGCCCGACGGGTCGATGTCGCGATCGAGCAGCACGACCGGGATCTTGGCTTCCTTGGCTTCCTTCAGCACGGCATCCCAGCCTGATGCGACGACCGGCGCCAGGAAGATGGCATCGACGCCCTGCGCGATGAAGGAGCGGATCGCCTTGATCTGGTTTTCCTGCTTCTGCTGCGCGTCGGCGATCTTGAGGTTGACCTTGCGCTTGGCGGCTTCCGACTTCGAGACGGAGGTCTCGGCGGCGCGCCAGCCGGATTCGGACCCGATCTGCGAGAAGCCGACGGTCAGTTCGGCGGCACTGGCGGAAGTGGCAAGCAACAAGGCGGCCGTTGCGGACGCCGCAAAGAGGGCTTTCAGGTTCATCAGGCGTTCTCCCAAATGTCTGTTCTGGATGCGCCGCCGCTGCGAGCGGTCTCATCGCACCTTTTCAGCCGGCCTCAACGGCCAGCGCGCCCGTTATTCCACGGAAGCCTTGGCCTGACTAGTCATATTATTTGACTATAATACTTTTTAAGGAGGGATAATGCGTTGGCTAGGCACAGGAGCGCAGCGGCGCACTGCTGTAGAGCGACATCATACACCAATAAAATTTTGAGTTGTCGAGCGGCGACAGTCAGCGCAGTAGAGTCAGCGCAGCGTCGTCGCCTCGCGGGCGCGCTGTTCGATCGCGGCCCAGGCGCCAGCCTTGATGTCGGCCGCTGGCGCCACCCAGGAGCCGCCGATCGCAACGACCTTCCGGTGCTGGAGCCATTGCGCGGCATTACCAGCATTGATGCCGCCCGTCGGGCAGAACCGCACGTTCGGGAACGGCCCGGCCAGCGCATCGAGCGCCGGGAGTCCGCCGGCCGGTACGGCGGGGAAGAACTTCACCAGCTCATAGCCGCGCGTGACGCAGGCGATCAGGTCCGACGACGTCTGGATACCCGGCGCAAATGGCAGCTCGCCTGCGGTGGCGGCGTCCAGCAGCTCGATGGACAGACCAGGACTGATCGCGAAAGCGGCGCCGAGCTTGGCGGCCCGCTCGTAATCGGCCGGCGTCAGCACCGTGCCGATGCCGACCACCGCGTCCGGCACCTGATCGAGGATCGCGCGAGCGGCATCGAAGCCCGCCTGCGTGCGCAGGGTGATTTCGATGACGCGCAGTCCGCCAGCGACCAGCGCCCGCGCCAGCGGCACCGCGTGCGCGGCATCCTCGATCGTGATCACGGGAATGACCGGCGCGAGCGCGAACACCGCATCGAGCTTCGCGCGCTTGTCAGGGATGCTCATCACGCCTCGCTCGTCGCCAGAATGTCCCGCGGCATCGCCGAGGGCGGGATCACGGCGCCCGGCGCCATGATCACGGCGCCTGCGAGCCGATGGCCCGCGAGCGCAGCCTTGCGCGGCGGAGCACCGTGGATGCGCGCCGCGAGATACCCCGCATTGAAGGAATCGCCCGCCGCCGTGGTGTCGATCGGCTTTAGCACCGCGGGCGGAGCAATGTCGACCAGCACGCCCTCGGCATCGATCAGGCAGCCACGCGCCCCGCGCTTGACCACGATCTCCTTGACGCCGGCGTCCTTGAACCGGCGCAGGCTGACGGAGGCATCGGAATCGCCGAACAGCATCTGTTCGTCCTCGAGGGTCGGGAGCGCAATATCGACGAGCGGCAGGATCGCACGGAAGGAGCGCTGGGCCGCCTCCCGGCTGCTCCAGCCGCGCGGCCGGTAATTGCCGTCGAACACGACACGCGCGCCGCGCTTGCGCGCGACCGTCAACAGCTCGCGGAGCTTGGCCTTGCCGGTCTCGCCATACAGCGACAGGCTGATCCCGGACAGATAGATCCAGTCAAAGCGCGAGAGCCTGTCGAGCATGGCGTGATCGGCGCGGTCGAACAGCTCGCGCGCCGGCGCGCGGTCGCGCCAGTACAGGAAGCTGCGCTCGCCGCTGGCATCGCGCTCGATCATGTAGAGGCCGGGCACCCGGCCGGCGACCCGCAGCACCTCGGAGGTTTCGATACCCTCCGCCTGCCACGCCGCCAGCATCATCTCGCTCAAGGGATCGTCGCCCAGCGCCGTCACATAGGAGGTCGCGACACCGAGCCGCGCCAGATAGAGCGCCGTATTGAGCGTATCGCCGCCGAAGCCGCGCCGGAACAGCGAGCCGTTCTCCTGCGCAAACTCCACCATGCACTCTCCGATGCAGGCGACTTTCATCGGCCCAAACCCATCCATCAAAACGTCAAATGAACCTTCATGGCCCGGCTTCGATCGCTGGCGAGCTCGAAGGCGGTGACCGCCTCTTCGAACGGCAGCGTAGCGGAGATCAGCGGCTTGACGTCCAGCAGCCCGTCGCCCATCAGCCGCAGCGCCAGCTCGAATTCGCGGTCGAACCTGAACGTGCCGCGCAATTGCAGCTCCTTCGTGACCAGGGTGTTGAGCGGCAAGGTCATTTCGCCGCCGAGCCCGAGCTGGACGATGATGCCGCCCGGCCGCATCACGTCGAGCGCGGCCCGCAACGCGGCTTGGTTGCCGGACGCCTCGAACAGCACGTCGAAGGCGCCCTTGCCGGCCCGCCACGGATCGAGCGCCGATGGCTCCGCCCCGACATTGAACGCGTGGCTGGCACCGAGCGCGCGCGCCACCGCGAGCGGCGCATCGGCCACATCCGTCGCCACGATCTCCGCCGCGCCGCCATGCCGCGCGACCAGGATCGACAGCGCGCCGATCGGGCCGCAGCCGGTCACCAGCACCCGCTTGCCGAGCAGGGAGCCGGCCTGATGCGCGGCATGCAGGCAGACCGACAAGGGCTCGGCCATCGCAGCTTCCCCGAGCGACAGAGACGGCGCGATCGGCACGGCCTGCGAGGCATCGACGGTGACGAATTCGCGGAAGCCGCCCTGCACATGGGGATCGCGCATTGCGCTACCCATGAAGCGCATGTCCAGGCACTGGTTGCGCAGCCCCTCGCGGCAATAGGCACACTTGCCGCACGGCAGGCTCGGATTGACGGCGACGCGCGTGCCCTCGGCGAGGCCGGTCACGCCGGCGCCGACCGCGGCGACGTGGCCTGCGATCTCATGGCCCAGCGCCATCGGCTGCTTGATGCGCACGGTGCCGAAGCCGCCGTGATGATAATAGTGCAGGTCCGAGCCGCAGATGCCGCCGGCTTCGATCTTGACCCGCACCTCGCCTGTTCCTGGCGCCGGATCGGGAAAGCTGTCGATGCGCAGATCCCTGGGCGCGTGAATGACGACGGCACGCATCGGCTGTCCTCCCTGTCTCGTCTTGTCCGCCGATCCTACATCGAAGCCAGCATGCCGCCATCGACATAGATGGTCTGGCCGTTGACATAGGTCGAGGCCTCGGAGGCCAGGAAGATCGCGGTTCCAACCAGCTCATCGGGGCGACCCCAGCGCTTCGACGGGATCCGCGACATCAGCCAATTGTTGAAATCGGGGCTGCTCATCAGCGCCTGGTTCATGTCGGTGAGCATGTAGCCGGGACCAATCGCATTGGCCTGGATGCCATGCGCGGCCCATTCGACCGCCATGGCCTTGGTCAGGTTGCGGATGCCGCCCTTGGCCGCGGTGTAGGGCCCCACCGTGGGGCGCGCCAGCTCGCTCGCCAGCGAACCGATGTTGACGATCTTGCCGCTCTTGCGCGGGATCATCCGCTTGGCGGCCTCGCGCCCGATCACGAAGGCGCTGGTGAGATTGGTCTCGATGACGCGGCGCCACTCCTCTGTGGTGAACTCGACCAGCGGCTTGCGGTGCTGGATGCCGGCATTGTTGACGAGAATGTCGATCGCAATCCCCTCCGCGTCGAAGCGCGCGAAGGCGCTGAGGACGGCCTCTTCGTCGGTCACGTCGAACGGACAGGCCTCGGCCTGATGGCCCGCGGCGCGGAATTCCTCCACGGCTGCCAGCGTGCGCTGGGGATCAGTGCCGTTGATGACGAGCCGCGCGCCGGCCTTGGCAAAGCCCTCCGCGATGGCGCGGCCGAGGCCACGCGAGGACCCGGTCACCAGGGCGGTCTTGCCGGAGAGATCGAAAAGCGACGTTGACATGCTTCACTCACGCGTTGCTGCGGCGGACGGTCAGGTCGGGGCGCTCGAACACCGCAGGCAGCAGATCGACACCGAGGCCCGGCCCGTCCATTGGATAGACATAGCCATCCTTGATCAGCGGCATCGTCGTGACAAGCTCGTTGTACCAGCCCTTGTAGAAGGCGCGCACCGATTCCTGGATCAGGGTGTTGGGCTGGCTGAACGACATGTGCACCGCGGCAATGAAGCCGACCGGGCCGATGCAGTCATGCGGAGCGAAGGGGCGATGATAGGTCTCGGCCATCGCTGCGATCTTGCGCCCCTCCGTGAGACCGCCGGTCCAGCACAGGTCCGCCATCACCACATGCGCGGCGTCGCGGTCGAGCATGTCCTTGTAGGGGTAACGCGAGCCGAGCGTCTCGCTCGCGGTGACCCAGACGTGGGTCGAGCGGGCATATTCGGCCAGCGCCTGCGGCGAATTCATGCGGATCGGGTCCTCGTACCAGGTGGGCTGATAGTCCTCCAGCACGCGCGCGATCTGCTTGGCCGTCGGCAGATTCCACAACGAGTGGAACTCGACCATGATCTCCATCCTGTCGCCGACCGCCTTCCTGATCTTCTCGAACGGTTCGACGGCCTTCTTCATCTGCGCCGCCGTGATGTAGAGACCCTGGTTCTCCTGCGCCGGCGGATCGAACGGCCAGATCTTCATCGCGGAGATCCCGCTTTCGAGCAGGCTCTCGGCGAGCTGATCGGCGCGGTTCATGAAACCGTCGAGATCCTCATACGCGCTGTCCGTCCCGAGGCTCCAGTTGGAGACCGGGCTGATATTGGTCGAGCGCACGTAGCGCGTGCCGGCACAGGTGTTGTAGATGCGCTGCTTGTCGCGGCAGAGGCCGCCGAGCATCTGGTGCACCGGCTGGCCGCACACCTTGCCGAACAGATCCCACAGCGCGATGTCGATCGCGGAGGCCGCACGATACTCGACGCCGGTGGACGATTGCGCCATCGGCAGGTTCAGCATGTCGCGATGGATCGCCTCGATCCGAAGCGGATCGCGTCCGAGCAGGCGGCCGGCAAAGGTGTCATGGATCTGGGCTTCGACGGCGCCGGCGCCGTAGAACGTCTCCCCGAGCCCAATCACGCCGGCATCGGTGTGAACGCGGACCCAGATGACGTTGGCGAATTCCTGCGTGCGCAATGTCTCGATCGCCGTGATCTTCACGCTCATCTCCTCCCGCCGCATGCTCAATTGGACCGTTTGGCCGGCATCAGCCATACGCGCTCTTGTAATATATCACAATATGTTTAGTGTTGGCGGCTGTGCCGCGCCCGAGACGCGGCCTTGGGGACAACAGGGAAGCACCGGGGGACAGGCATGGCGCGCCGCAAAGCCGCTCTGAAAGCGGTGACCGAGGACGACGCGCCGCCGCGGCGCAACCGCGTCAATCTCTTCGAGCTCGCCTATCAGCGGATCGAGGATCTGCTCGTCAATTGCGAGCTCAAGCCGGGCCGTCTGCTCACCGTCCAGGACCTGCAGAGCATCACCGGCTGCGGCCGCACGCCGGTGCACAGCGCCGTCAATCTGCTGGCCGCCGATACGCTGATCCTCATCCGGCCGCGCCACGGCCTGCAGATCGCGCCGATCGATCTGGCGCGCGAGCGCCTGCTGCTTGGCCTGCGGCGCGACGTGGAGCGCTTCGTGATCCGCCTGGCCGCCGACCGCGCCTCGCTGTCCCACCGCAACCAGATGCTGCACATCGAACGGCTCTTGCGCGAACGGCGTTCGACGCTGTCGATCGACGAGTTCAACAAGCTCGACCGCCGCATCGACGCGCTGATCCTGGCGGCGAGCGGCGAGCCGTTCCTGGCCCATACGATGCGGCCGCTGCACACGATCTACCGCCGTGTCGGCTTCATCTACCACCGCCTGCTCGCGAATCATGCCGATCTGAGCGGGACCATCGACCGCCACGTGGCCATTCTCAACACCGTAGCCAACAGGCATGCGGAGCGCGCCGTCGCGGCGAGCGATGCGCTGATCGATTTCATGGACCAGATGTTCGAGGACATGGAAGCGGGCATCGATCCCCGCTTGCTCGACTGCAGCATCGAGCCGCTGCCAGGCACCTGACACTTCATCGCAACAACATACGGGAGGAACTACATGTCCATGTCGACCGCAGCCGCGCCGCAGAGAGTGGCGATCGACGCCGCCGTGCGCCATCTGGTGCAGAACTACAGCCCGAAAGGCAGCCGCATCGGCTGGCTGATGATGGCGTCGATCCTGGTCGAGGCCTGGGATCTCTATTCGATCGCCTTCGTGCTGATCTTCATCAAGGAGCAGTACAATCCTGGCGCGCTCGAGCTCGGCCTTGCCGCAGCCGGTACGCAGGGCGGCGCCCTGGTCGGCGCGCTCATCGGCGGCTGGTTGTCCGACAAGATCGGCCGCCGCTGGATGTTCCTGGGAACGATGACGATGTTCGTCGTGCTGGCGCTGGTGCAGGCGTTCGTGCCCAACATGACATGGCTGATCGTCATTCGCTTCCTGCTCGGCGTCCCACTCGGCAGCGACATCTCGACCGGCTACACCTACATCATGGAGTCCATGGCGAAGGGCGAACGCGAGGTCATGGGCAACCGCTGGCAGTTCATGTTCGCCGTCGGCGAGGTGCTGACCATCGGCGTGATCGTGATCTTCCTGCTGATGG encodes:
- a CDS encoding L-idonate 5-dehydrogenase codes for the protein MRAVVIHAPRDLRIDSFPDPAPGTGEVRVKIEAGGICGSDLHYYHHGGFGTVRIKQPMALGHEIAGHVAAVGAGVTGLAEGTRVAVNPSLPCGKCAYCREGLRNQCLDMRFMGSAMRDPHVQGGFREFVTVDASQAVPIAPSLSLGEAAMAEPLSVCLHAAHQAGSLLGKRVLVTGCGPIGALSILVARHGGAAEIVATDVADAPLAVARALGASHAFNVGAEPSALDPWRAGKGAFDVLFEASGNQAALRAALDVMRPGGIIVQLGLGGEMTLPLNTLVTKELQLRGTFRFDREFELALRLMGDGLLDVKPLISATLPFEEAVTAFELASDRSRAMKVHLTF
- the ytfQ gene encoding galactofuranose ABC transporter, galactofuranose-binding protein YtfQ, translated to MNLKALFAASATAALLLATSASAAELTVGFSQIGSESGWRAAETSVSKSEAAKRKVNLKIADAQQKQENQIKAIRSFIAQGVDAIFLAPVVASGWDAVLKEAKEAKIPVVLLDRDIDPSGKDLYLTAVTSDSVHEGEVAGEWLAKTVGGKACNVVELQGTVGASVATNRKKGFDAVIAKNANLKVVRSQTGDFTRAKGKEVMESFIKAENGGKSICAVYAHNDDMMVGAIQAMKEAGLKPGKDVLTVSIDAVPDIFKAIAAGEANATVELTPNMAGPALDAIIAYKDKGTTPPKWIQTESKLYTAADEPQKVYDSKKGLGY
- a CDS encoding glucose 1-dehydrogenase, giving the protein MSTSLFDLSGKTALVTGSSRGLGRAIAEGFAKAGARLVINGTDPQRTLAAVEEFRAAGHQAEACPFDVTDEEAVLSAFARFDAEGIAIDILVNNAGIQHRKPLVEFTTEEWRRVIETNLTSAFVIGREAAKRMIPRKSGKIVNIGSLASELARPTVGPYTAAKGGIRNLTKAMAVEWAAHGIQANAIGPGYMLTDMNQALMSSPDFNNWLMSRIPSKRWGRPDELVGTAIFLASEASTYVNGQTIYVDGGMLASM
- the eda gene encoding bifunctional 4-hydroxy-2-oxoglutarate aldolase/2-dehydro-3-deoxy-phosphogluconate aldolase, whose protein sequence is MMSIPDKRAKLDAVFALAPVIPVITIEDAAHAVPLARALVAGGLRVIEITLRTQAGFDAARAILDQVPDAVVGIGTVLTPADYERAAKLGAAFAISPGLSIELLDAATAGELPFAPGIQTSSDLIACVTRGYELVKFFPAVPAGGLPALDALAGPFPNVRFCPTGGINAGNAAQWLQHRKVVAIGGSWVAPAADIKAGAWAAIEQRAREATTLR
- a CDS encoding sugar kinase — its product is MKVACIGECMVEFAQENGSLFRRGFGGDTLNTALYLARLGVATSYVTALGDDPLSEMMLAAWQAEGIETSEVLRVAGRVPGLYMIERDASGERSFLYWRDRAPARELFDRADHAMLDRLSRFDWIYLSGISLSLYGETGKAKLRELLTVARKRGARVVFDGNYRPRGWSSREAAQRSFRAILPLVDIALPTLEDEQMLFGDSDASVSLRRFKDAGVKEIVVKRGARGCLIDAEGVLVDIAPPAVLKPIDTTAAGDSFNAGYLAARIHGAPPRKAALAGHRLAGAVIMAPGAVIPPSAMPRDILATSEA
- a CDS encoding GntR family transcriptional regulator — protein: MARRKAALKAVTEDDAPPRRNRVNLFELAYQRIEDLLVNCELKPGRLLTVQDLQSITGCGRTPVHSAVNLLAADTLILIRPRHGLQIAPIDLARERLLLGLRRDVERFVIRLAADRASLSHRNQMLHIERLLRERRSTLSIDEFNKLDRRIDALILAASGEPFLAHTMRPLHTIYRRVGFIYHRLLANHADLSGTIDRHVAILNTVANRHAERAVAASDALIDFMDQMFEDMEAGIDPRLLDCSIEPLPGT
- a CDS encoding mandelate racemase/muconate lactonizing enzyme family protein, which gives rise to MKITAIETLRTQEFANVIWVRVHTDAGVIGLGETFYGAGAVEAQIHDTFAGRLLGRDPLRIEAIHRDMLNLPMAQSSTGVEYRAASAIDIALWDLFGKVCGQPVHQMLGGLCRDKQRIYNTCAGTRYVRSTNISPVSNWSLGTDSAYEDLDGFMNRADQLAESLLESGISAMKIWPFDPPAQENQGLYITAAQMKKAVEPFEKIRKAVGDRMEIMVEFHSLWNLPTAKQIARVLEDYQPTWYEDPIRMNSPQALAEYARSTHVWVTASETLGSRYPYKDMLDRDAAHVVMADLCWTGGLTEGRKIAAMAETYHRPFAPHDCIGPVGFIAAVHMSFSQPNTLIQESVRAFYKGWYNELVTTMPLIKDGYVYPMDGPGLGVDLLPAVFERPDLTVRRSNA